A stretch of the Capra hircus breed San Clemente chromosome 10, ASM170441v1, whole genome shotgun sequence genome encodes the following:
- the GSTZ1 gene encoding maleylacetoacetate isomerase isoform X5 encodes MAESSKPILYSYFRSSCSWRVRIALALKNIDYETVAVNLTKDGGQQFSEEFQALNPMKQVPALKIDGITISQSLAIIEYLEETRPTPRLLPQDPKKRAQVRMVSDLIASGIQPLQNLSVLKQVGQENQLTWAQQAITSGFNALEQTLQSTAGRFCVGDEVSMADLCLAPQVANADRCLQEPK; translated from the exons ATGGCTGAATCGAGCAAG CCCATCCTGTATTCCTATTTCCGAAGCTCCTGCTCATGGAGAGTTCGAATCG CTCTGGCCTTGAAAAACATCGACTATGAGACAGTAGCCGTCAACCTCACAAAGGATGGGGGCCAGCAG TTCTCTGAAGAATTTCAGGCCCTGAATCCCATGAAGCAGGTGCCAGCCCTGAAGATTGATGGAATCACCATCAGCCAGTCC CTGGCCATCATCGAGTATCTGGAGGAGACCCGGCCCACACCGCGACTCCTGCCTCAGGACCCGAAGAAGAGGGCCCAGGTGCGCATGGTGTCCGACCTCATCGCCAGCGGCATCCAGCCCCTGCAG AACCTGTCTGTCCTGAAGCAGGTGGGACAGGAGAACCAGCTGACCTGGGCCCAGCAGGCCATCACTTCTGGCTTTAATG CTCTGGAGCAGACTCTGCAGAGCACGGCGGGGAGGTTCTGTGTGGGGGACGAG GTGTCCATGGCTGACCTGTGCTTAGCGCCTCAGGTGGCAAATGCTGACAG GTGCCTTCAGGAGCCCAAATAA
- the GSTZ1 gene encoding maleylacetoacetate isomerase isoform X3: MESSNRPLVLARFALALKNIDYETVAVNLTKDGGQQFSEEFQALNPMKQVPALKIDGITISQSLAIIEYLEETRPTPRLLPQDPKKRAQVRMVSDLIASGIQPLQNLSVLKQVGQENQLTWAQQAITSGFNALEQTLQSTAGRFCVGDEVSMADLCLAPQVANADRFKVDLTPYPTISRINKSLLALEAFHVSHPCRQPDTPPELRA, translated from the exons ATGGAGAGTTCGAATCG GCCCCTGGTACTTGCTAGATTCG CTCTGGCCTTGAAAAACATCGACTATGAGACAGTAGCCGTCAACCTCACAAAGGATGGGGGCCAGCAG TTCTCTGAAGAATTTCAGGCCCTGAATCCCATGAAGCAGGTGCCAGCCCTGAAGATTGATGGAATCACCATCAGCCAGTCC CTGGCCATCATCGAGTATCTGGAGGAGACCCGGCCCACACCGCGACTCCTGCCTCAGGACCCGAAGAAGAGGGCCCAGGTGCGCATGGTGTCCGACCTCATCGCCAGCGGCATCCAGCCCCTGCAG AACCTGTCTGTCCTGAAGCAGGTGGGACAGGAGAACCAGCTGACCTGGGCCCAGCAGGCCATCACTTCTGGCTTTAATG CTCTGGAGCAGACTCTGCAGAGCACGGCGGGGAGGTTCTGTGTGGGGGACGAG GTGTCCATGGCTGACCTGTGCTTAGCGCCTCAGGTGGCAAATGCTGACAG GTTCAAGGTGGACCTCACTCCCTACCCTACCATCAGCCGCATCAACAAGTCActgctggccttggaggccttCCACGTGTCTCACCCCTGTCGGCAGCCGGATACACCCCCCGAGCTGAGGGCCTAG
- the GSTZ1 gene encoding maleylacetoacetate isomerase isoform X2, giving the protein MQVGKPILYSYFRSSCSWRVRIALALKNIDYETVAVNLTKDGGQQFSEEFQALNPMKQVPALKIDGITISQSLAIIEYLEETRPTPRLLPQDPKKRAQVRMVSDLIASGIQPLQNLSVLKQVGQENQLTWAQQAITSGFNALEQTLQSTAGRFCVGDEVSMADLCLAPQVANADRFKVDLTPYPTISRINKSLLALEAFHVSHPCRQPDTPPELRA; this is encoded by the exons ATGCAAGTGGGGAAG CCCATCCTGTATTCCTATTTCCGAAGCTCCTGCTCATGGAGAGTTCGAATCG CTCTGGCCTTGAAAAACATCGACTATGAGACAGTAGCCGTCAACCTCACAAAGGATGGGGGCCAGCAG TTCTCTGAAGAATTTCAGGCCCTGAATCCCATGAAGCAGGTGCCAGCCCTGAAGATTGATGGAATCACCATCAGCCAGTCC CTGGCCATCATCGAGTATCTGGAGGAGACCCGGCCCACACCGCGACTCCTGCCTCAGGACCCGAAGAAGAGGGCCCAGGTGCGCATGGTGTCCGACCTCATCGCCAGCGGCATCCAGCCCCTGCAG AACCTGTCTGTCCTGAAGCAGGTGGGACAGGAGAACCAGCTGACCTGGGCCCAGCAGGCCATCACTTCTGGCTTTAATG CTCTGGAGCAGACTCTGCAGAGCACGGCGGGGAGGTTCTGTGTGGGGGACGAG GTGTCCATGGCTGACCTGTGCTTAGCGCCTCAGGTGGCAAATGCTGACAG GTTCAAGGTGGACCTCACTCCCTACCCTACCATCAGCCGCATCAACAAGTCActgctggccttggaggccttCCACGTGTCTCACCCCTGTCGGCAGCCGGATACACCCCCCGAGCTGAGGGCCTAG
- the GSTZ1 gene encoding maleylacetoacetate isomerase isoform X7 → MKQVPALKIDGITISQSLAIIEYLEETRPTPRLLPQDPKKRAQVRMVSDLIASGIQPLQNLSVLKQVGQENQLTWAQQAITSGFNALEQTLQSTAGRFCVGDEVSMADLCLAPQVANADRFKVDLTPYPTISRINKSLLALEAFHVSHPCRQPDTPPELRA, encoded by the exons ATGAAGCAGGTGCCAGCCCTGAAGATTGATGGAATCACCATCAGCCAGTCC CTGGCCATCATCGAGTATCTGGAGGAGACCCGGCCCACACCGCGACTCCTGCCTCAGGACCCGAAGAAGAGGGCCCAGGTGCGCATGGTGTCCGACCTCATCGCCAGCGGCATCCAGCCCCTGCAG AACCTGTCTGTCCTGAAGCAGGTGGGACAGGAGAACCAGCTGACCTGGGCCCAGCAGGCCATCACTTCTGGCTTTAATG CTCTGGAGCAGACTCTGCAGAGCACGGCGGGGAGGTTCTGTGTGGGGGACGAG GTGTCCATGGCTGACCTGTGCTTAGCGCCTCAGGTGGCAAATGCTGACAG GTTCAAGGTGGACCTCACTCCCTACCCTACCATCAGCCGCATCAACAAGTCActgctggccttggaggccttCCACGTGTCTCACCCCTGTCGGCAGCCGGATACACCCCCCGAGCTGAGGGCCTAG
- the GSTZ1 gene encoding maleylacetoacetate isomerase isoform X4 produces MFPERPGVTTAAWLNRASPSCIPISEAPAHGEFESFSEEFQALNPMKQVPALKIDGITISQSLAIIEYLEETRPTPRLLPQDPKKRAQVRMVSDLIASGIQPLQNLSVLKQVGQENQLTWAQQAITSGFNALEQTLQSTAGRFCVGDEVSMADLCLAPQVANADRFKVDLTPYPTISRINKSLLALEAFHVSHPCRQPDTPPELRA; encoded by the exons ATGTTCCCTGAGAGGCCAGGGGTCACCACAGCAGCATGGCTGAATCGAGCAAG CCCATCCTGTATTCCTATTTCCGAAGCTCCTGCTCATGGAGAGTTCGAATCG TTCTCTGAAGAATTTCAGGCCCTGAATCCCATGAAGCAGGTGCCAGCCCTGAAGATTGATGGAATCACCATCAGCCAGTCC CTGGCCATCATCGAGTATCTGGAGGAGACCCGGCCCACACCGCGACTCCTGCCTCAGGACCCGAAGAAGAGGGCCCAGGTGCGCATGGTGTCCGACCTCATCGCCAGCGGCATCCAGCCCCTGCAG AACCTGTCTGTCCTGAAGCAGGTGGGACAGGAGAACCAGCTGACCTGGGCCCAGCAGGCCATCACTTCTGGCTTTAATG CTCTGGAGCAGACTCTGCAGAGCACGGCGGGGAGGTTCTGTGTGGGGGACGAG GTGTCCATGGCTGACCTGTGCTTAGCGCCTCAGGTGGCAAATGCTGACAG GTTCAAGGTGGACCTCACTCCCTACCCTACCATCAGCCGCATCAACAAGTCActgctggccttggaggccttCCACGTGTCTCACCCCTGTCGGCAGCCGGATACACCCCCCGAGCTGAGGGCCTAG
- the GSTZ1 gene encoding maleylacetoacetate isomerase isoform X1 codes for MAESSKPILYSYFRSSCSWRVRIALALKNIDYETVAVNLTKDGGQQFSEEFQALNPMKQVPALKIDGITISQSLAIIEYLEETRPTPRLLPQDPKKRAQVRMVSDLIASGIQPLQNLSVLKQVGQENQLTWAQQAITSGFNALEQTLQSTAGRFCVGDEVSMADLCLAPQVANADRFKVDLTPYPTISRINKSLLALEAFHVSHPCRQPDTPPELRA; via the exons ATGGCTGAATCGAGCAAG CCCATCCTGTATTCCTATTTCCGAAGCTCCTGCTCATGGAGAGTTCGAATCG CTCTGGCCTTGAAAAACATCGACTATGAGACAGTAGCCGTCAACCTCACAAAGGATGGGGGCCAGCAG TTCTCTGAAGAATTTCAGGCCCTGAATCCCATGAAGCAGGTGCCAGCCCTGAAGATTGATGGAATCACCATCAGCCAGTCC CTGGCCATCATCGAGTATCTGGAGGAGACCCGGCCCACACCGCGACTCCTGCCTCAGGACCCGAAGAAGAGGGCCCAGGTGCGCATGGTGTCCGACCTCATCGCCAGCGGCATCCAGCCCCTGCAG AACCTGTCTGTCCTGAAGCAGGTGGGACAGGAGAACCAGCTGACCTGGGCCCAGCAGGCCATCACTTCTGGCTTTAATG CTCTGGAGCAGACTCTGCAGAGCACGGCGGGGAGGTTCTGTGTGGGGGACGAG GTGTCCATGGCTGACCTGTGCTTAGCGCCTCAGGTGGCAAATGCTGACAG GTTCAAGGTGGACCTCACTCCCTACCCTACCATCAGCCGCATCAACAAGTCActgctggccttggaggccttCCACGTGTCTCACCCCTGTCGGCAGCCGGATACACCCCCCGAGCTGAGGGCCTAG
- the GSTZ1 gene encoding maleylacetoacetate isomerase isoform X6, whose protein sequence is MAESSKPILYSYFRSSCSWRVRIALALKNIDYETVAVNLTKDGGQQFSEEFQALNPMKQVPALKIDGITISQSLAIIEYLEETRPTPRLLPQDPKKRAQVRMVSDLIASGIQPLQNLSVLKQVGQENQLTWAQQAITSGFNALEQTLQSTAGRFCVGDEVSMADLCLAPQVANADRP, encoded by the exons ATGGCTGAATCGAGCAAG CCCATCCTGTATTCCTATTTCCGAAGCTCCTGCTCATGGAGAGTTCGAATCG CTCTGGCCTTGAAAAACATCGACTATGAGACAGTAGCCGTCAACCTCACAAAGGATGGGGGCCAGCAG TTCTCTGAAGAATTTCAGGCCCTGAATCCCATGAAGCAGGTGCCAGCCCTGAAGATTGATGGAATCACCATCAGCCAGTCC CTGGCCATCATCGAGTATCTGGAGGAGACCCGGCCCACACCGCGACTCCTGCCTCAGGACCCGAAGAAGAGGGCCCAGGTGCGCATGGTGTCCGACCTCATCGCCAGCGGCATCCAGCCCCTGCAG AACCTGTCTGTCCTGAAGCAGGTGGGACAGGAGAACCAGCTGACCTGGGCCCAGCAGGCCATCACTTCTGGCTTTAATG CTCTGGAGCAGACTCTGCAGAGCACGGCGGGGAGGTTCTGTGTGGGGGACGAG GTGTCCATGGCTGACCTGTGCTTAGCGCCTCAGGTGGCAAATGCTGACAG GCCCTGA